In Paenibacillus sp. BIC5C1, a genomic segment contains:
- the galU gene encoding UTP--glucose-1-phosphate uridylyltransferase GalU encodes MRIRKAIIPAAGLGTRFLPATKAMPKEMLPIVDKPTIQYIIEEAVASGIEDIIIVTGKGKRAIEDHFDYSFELEQNLVDKQKWDLLNEVRKSSEMADIHYIRQKEPKGLGHAIWCARKFIGDEPFAVLLGDDIVESDKPCLQQMMEVYDEYQSPIVGVQPVDWKEVSRYGIVDGEQILKTNDRVFRSKRLVEKPKPEDAPSNLAIMGRYILTPDIFEILGQQSAGVGGEIQLTDALSRLNEQRRILAYHFEGLRHDVGEKLGFIETTIHYALQHDDLREDLLNYLKKIVTSN; translated from the coding sequence ATGAGAATTCGTAAAGCTATAATTCCGGCTGCTGGTCTGGGAACCCGTTTTCTGCCAGCAACCAAAGCTATGCCCAAGGAAATGCTGCCTATTGTTGACAAGCCAACGATTCAGTACATTATCGAAGAGGCTGTGGCCTCAGGTATTGAGGATATAATTATCGTGACAGGTAAAGGCAAGAGGGCGATTGAAGACCATTTTGACTACTCTTTTGAACTGGAGCAAAATCTGGTTGATAAACAGAAATGGGATCTATTAAATGAGGTGCGTAAATCTTCTGAAATGGCAGATATCCACTATATTCGACAAAAGGAACCTAAAGGACTGGGACATGCGATTTGGTGTGCCCGCAAGTTTATTGGAGACGAACCCTTCGCTGTGCTGCTTGGAGATGATATCGTTGAGTCAGATAAGCCTTGTCTTCAGCAGATGATGGAAGTGTATGATGAATACCAGTCTCCAATCGTGGGTGTTCAGCCAGTCGATTGGAAAGAAGTATCCCGTTACGGTATTGTTGATGGCGAGCAAATCCTGAAAACCAACGACCGAGTATTCCGCTCTAAACGTTTAGTTGAAAAGCCAAAGCCTGAAGATGCTCCTTCAAATCTTGCTATTATGGGACGATATATTCTTACACCGGATATCTTTGAGATTCTTGGACAACAGTCCGCAGGTGTTGGTGGGGAAATCCAGTTGACCGATGCGTTATCTCGTCTGAATGAGCAGAGAAGAATATTAGCCTATCATTTTGAAGGCCTTCGTCATGATGTGGGAGAGAAGCTGGGTTTTATTGAGACAACGATTCATTATGCACTTCAGCATGACGATCTGCGGGAAGATTTGTTGAATTATCTGAAGAAGATTGTGACGTCGAACTAG
- a CDS encoding DEAD/DEAH box helicase, producing the protein MAPFTMMDIKLLCGVTAFKRGESYNQSGRVTNLVASQDERHYEAVVRGTERYKVTVDLDDAGEVVAGCSCPGDGRYYDYCKHVAAVLLAIHEWGEQRDTGSQTSSKLVSKPDRGSTSRVGTLVEENEWERPNSISNTDSVMNVGSHSTSSAQTFAAEPLPSDSKLDDHSDRNRPSVHFAQAGRPSSAPGWGRSADKPSYRTADQILSMFAKERSPLHANDRKYTAPVTRSSLREELQLQFICKLVQVHKGGAKLALELKVGNKRLYVVQKVKQFLNCIENGEPMSFTKLFFYDPSMHYFSPQDQAILSMLIRMRQSEEAYRESISGYLGASDGRDILIAPLVWKPLLDLLLQADSRMEGTGLANGPLTLGEGALPLFYRIAQGTNEGYQLEISGLRELILLPAYDAAVVEGQLHMLEPMQMRSLEDLSRALTSYGIKESIDISAQQVDEFVQHVVPELRTLGHLSIDSQVRERIAEPELAPKLYIDFYRERITARLEFDYGVMVINPLAEYLIDEEEKKVILVRDRHAERNLIDRLDRSFLERDGSVWASEREDAVYDVMYHLLPELEKQVDIYIPNAVKAMVQSYPTPPKVRADLGKGLDWLEISFEMEGVDEQELQEIMRSIVEKKPYFRLRSGVFVSLENEGADSFAHMADSLGLASGDINGSHIRMPAVRALQLPGRDEVSGHVKWGGSLKRFLDDLRDPERMDFSLPDALAPVLRDYQASGYQWLRTLAFYRFGGILADDMGLGKTLQSIAYIAAELKEKPQQHNSDPDGANYTVEEGNFGSNIPDEVQTGLLDQQTAHPPVLVVAPASLTYNWANEFARFAPHLRVLIAAGQKDERASMLSGMDDADVIVTSYPLLRRDLDTYLGRTFHTLILDEAQAIKNSSSQTAQAVKQIQAPRRFALTGTPVENSLDELWSIFEAVFPGLFPSYRRFRDLPPERIARMVRPFILRRLKKDVLEELPDRIETVQRSELMDEQKKLYAAYLSQLQDETSKDMEENGFQKNRIKILAGITRLRQLCCHPALFVEGYQGDSGKMEQLLETVQDCLAAGKRILIFSQFASMLNLIRQTLAAQGRDLFYLDGQTPAQSRVEMCRRFNEGEAELFLISLKAGGTGLNLTGADTVILYDLWWNPAVEEQAIGRAHRMGQKQVVQVIRLVTEGTIEEKILELQQRKKDLIAEVIEPGDRGSTTLSEQDIRELLMV; encoded by the coding sequence GTGGCGCCATTCACGATGATGGATATCAAATTGCTGTGCGGGGTCACGGCATTCAAACGGGGAGAATCGTATAACCAATCTGGCAGGGTGACCAACCTGGTTGCCAGTCAGGATGAACGTCACTACGAAGCTGTGGTTCGAGGTACAGAACGATACAAAGTAACGGTTGATCTGGATGATGCAGGTGAGGTTGTTGCCGGATGCAGTTGTCCGGGCGATGGGAGATATTATGACTATTGCAAACATGTGGCTGCCGTATTGCTGGCGATTCATGAATGGGGAGAACAGCGTGACACGGGCTCTCAAACATCCTCGAAGCTGGTGTCTAAACCTGATCGTGGCTCCACTTCCAGAGTAGGAACGCTGGTGGAGGAGAATGAGTGGGAGCGTCCAAACTCCATTTCAAATACCGACTCAGTGATGAATGTAGGATCTCATTCAACTTCATCTGCTCAGACCTTTGCAGCGGAGCCATTGCCTTCCGATTCCAAGCTTGATGACCATTCGGATAGGAATCGTCCGTCTGTACATTTCGCTCAAGCGGGTCGTCCAAGCTCTGCTCCTGGATGGGGCAGATCAGCAGATAAACCGTCGTACCGAACAGCGGATCAGATTCTTTCCATGTTTGCCAAAGAACGCAGCCCTTTGCATGCAAATGATCGTAAATACACTGCGCCTGTAACCCGGTCTTCATTACGGGAGGAACTGCAGCTCCAATTTATATGCAAGCTTGTGCAGGTTCACAAAGGCGGAGCCAAACTCGCGCTTGAACTGAAGGTCGGAAATAAACGCCTGTATGTCGTTCAGAAAGTGAAGCAATTCCTGAACTGCATTGAGAATGGTGAGCCGATGTCGTTTACCAAGCTATTTTTCTATGACCCTTCAATGCATTATTTTAGTCCCCAGGATCAGGCGATCTTGTCTATGCTTATTCGGATGAGGCAGAGTGAGGAAGCTTACCGCGAATCCATCTCCGGTTACTTGGGTGCTTCAGACGGAAGAGATATATTGATTGCTCCTCTGGTCTGGAAGCCTTTATTGGATTTGCTGCTTCAGGCAGATAGCCGGATGGAGGGAACAGGGTTGGCGAATGGTCCGCTCACTTTGGGTGAGGGGGCACTGCCTTTATTTTACCGTATTGCGCAGGGGACTAATGAAGGATATCAGCTGGAGATCTCCGGATTGCGTGAGCTGATTCTTCTTCCAGCCTATGATGCTGCCGTGGTGGAAGGGCAATTGCATATGTTGGAGCCGATGCAGATGCGAAGTCTGGAGGATTTGAGCAGAGCGCTCACATCTTATGGAATTAAGGAAAGTATCGATATTTCTGCTCAACAGGTAGATGAATTTGTGCAGCATGTCGTGCCGGAACTACGTACACTTGGACATCTGTCCATCGATTCTCAGGTGAGAGAACGTATCGCAGAGCCGGAGCTTGCGCCAAAGTTGTATATCGATTTCTATCGGGAACGGATTACCGCGCGTCTGGAGTTTGATTATGGTGTAATGGTGATTAATCCGCTGGCCGAGTATTTGATCGATGAGGAAGAGAAAAAGGTGATTTTGGTACGTGACCGTCATGCAGAGCGTAATCTGATCGACCGACTAGATCGCTCTTTCCTGGAACGGGATGGCAGTGTATGGGCAAGTGAACGAGAAGATGCAGTATACGATGTGATGTATCATCTGCTGCCTGAGCTTGAGAAGCAGGTAGATATCTATATCCCAAATGCGGTGAAGGCCATGGTGCAATCCTATCCGACACCGCCGAAAGTTCGGGCAGATCTGGGCAAAGGCTTGGACTGGCTGGAGATCTCATTCGAGATGGAAGGTGTAGACGAGCAGGAGCTTCAAGAGATTATGCGCAGCATTGTGGAAAAGAAACCATATTTCCGCTTGCGCAGCGGTGTGTTTGTCTCTCTCGAAAATGAAGGAGCGGACAGCTTCGCACACATGGCCGATTCGCTTGGACTTGCGTCGGGGGATATCAATGGCAGTCATATTCGGATGCCGGCCGTTCGAGCGCTGCAGCTTCCGGGCCGGGATGAGGTTTCGGGACATGTGAAGTGGGGCGGTTCCCTGAAACGTTTCCTGGATGATCTTCGTGACCCCGAGCGGATGGATTTTTCATTGCCGGATGCGCTTGCTCCTGTGCTGCGTGATTATCAGGCCAGTGGATACCAGTGGCTGCGTACACTCGCATTTTACCGATTTGGCGGTATCCTGGCGGATGATATGGGACTTGGTAAAACGCTGCAAAGTATCGCCTATATCGCGGCAGAACTGAAAGAAAAACCGCAACAGCACAATAGCGATCCAGATGGTGCTAATTACACTGTCGAAGAGGGGAATTTCGGGAGTAACATCCCAGATGAAGTACAGACCGGATTGTTAGACCAACAAACTGCTCATCCCCCGGTACTCGTCGTTGCACCAGCTTCATTAACGTACAACTGGGCGAATGAATTTGCCCGATTTGCGCCGCATTTGCGAGTGCTGATTGCAGCAGGACAAAAAGACGAACGAGCCAGTATGCTCTCAGGCATGGATGACGCAGATGTTATTGTGACGTCCTACCCACTATTGCGGCGTGATCTGGACACATATCTCGGAAGGACGTTTCATACGCTTATTTTGGATGAAGCCCAGGCGATTAAGAATTCATCTTCGCAGACGGCTCAGGCAGTTAAACAGATTCAGGCTCCACGTCGCTTCGCTCTTACAGGAACACCCGTAGAAAACTCCCTGGATGAGCTATGGTCGATCTTTGAAGCAGTTTTCCCGGGCTTGTTCCCAAGCTATCGCAGATTCCGGGACCTGCCACCTGAGCGGATCGCGCGAATGGTTCGTCCGTTTATTCTCCGCCGTCTGAAGAAAGACGTGCTGGAGGAATTGCCCGATCGTATTGAAACCGTACAGCGCTCCGAGCTGATGGACGAACAGAAGAAATTGTATGCCGCCTATCTGTCCCAGCTCCAGGATGAGACATCCAAGGATATGGAAGAGAACGGTTTTCAGAAGAACCGGATCAAAATACTTGCTGGTATTACACGCCTGCGCCAGTTGTGCTGTCATCCCGCTCTCTTTGTGGAGGGGTATCAAGGTGATTCCGGGAAAATGGAACAGTTGCTGGAGACGGTTCAGGATTGTCTGGCTGCTGGCAAGCGAATTCTTATCTTCTCCCAGTTCGCTAGCATGCTTAATTTGATTCGACAGACGCTCGCTGCACAGGGGAGAGATTTGTTCTACCTGGATGGTCAGACACCTGCTCAGAGTCGGGTAGAGATGTGCCGCAGATTCAATGAAGGCGAAGCTGAACTGTTTCTGATCTCCTTGAAGGCTGGCGGTACCGGATTGAATTTAACGGGTGCCGATACGGTTATTTTATATGATTTGTGGTGGAACCCCGCCGTTGAAGAACAGGCCATCGGACGTGCCCATCGTATGGGACAGAAACAAGTCGTACAGGTTATCCGCCTCGTTACGGAAGGTACGATTGAAGAGAAGATTCTGGAGCTGCAGCAGCGCAAAAAAGATTTGATTGCCGAAGTCATTGAACCCGGAGATCGAGGGTCGACCACCTTATCCGAGCAGGATATCCGGGAGCTGTTGATGGTATAA
- a CDS encoding U32 family peptidase, translating into MKTATIRREDVELLAPAGDWDCMRSAVANGADAIFFGVEKFNARARANNFRMDELPEIMAFLHSYGVKGFLTFNILIFENELTDAKELIDACVDAGVDAVIVQDLGLVKMIREISPDFPIHGSTQMTITSPEAVEFTKPFDMERVVLGRENNLKQIQKIGEQAKLPMEVFVHGALCVSYSGQCLTSEMWGGRSANRGECAQACRLPYDLMVDGEHKPMGDVAYLLSPKDLAAIDLMPELIEAGVTSFKIEGRLKTPEYVANVVSKYRKAIDRYFDGDNTPPSKEEVRELQQSFSRGFTHGFLDGTNNKQLVDGTFPKSRGVYLGRVDQVLRDGVVLKLDAPVKRGDGIVFDAGDPTKKEEGGRVYDVRRKGVKLEGEAEEGWIVDVVPGRSDVDLRRVKVGDKVWKTNDPALDKRLRQSFETEKPYRIFPVNVKVIGSPGQPLSTWWTDVQKGTTVRVNSEMELDIAQKRPMTHELLEEQFGRLGGTVFQLEELDVNLHGDVIIPMRELNNIRRQAVEQLAGERPKPPVYVKRAVEVYGDAVKPAAPVARGHAELTALCRSLPQVEAALEAGVGMIYADFEFIKQFPAAVEAVRAAGRKIALATPRIHMPGENGYHNNILRLQPDAMLVRNTGALYFYLRHRMENPDAKHPELIGDFSLNIANHKAVELFLEAGCDWITPSYDLNIQQMVDLLGHSRTSQTEVVIHQHLPMFHTEHCVYCTFMSEGTDFTNCGRPCEDHRASLQDRIGMSHPVRVDEGCRNTVYNAVEQSGAEYLTNFMDLGVSRYRVEFLEETPEQVREVIDLYNRALRGEISGTQVWKTLKATNQLGVTRGQLVK; encoded by the coding sequence ATGAAAACAGCAACAATACGAAGAGAAGACGTTGAGCTTCTGGCACCCGCAGGTGACTGGGATTGTATGCGTTCGGCGGTAGCCAACGGCGCGGATGCGATTTTCTTCGGAGTCGAAAAATTTAATGCACGGGCACGGGCGAACAATTTCCGCATGGACGAGTTGCCGGAGATTATGGCGTTTTTGCACAGTTATGGCGTAAAAGGTTTTTTGACCTTTAATATATTGATTTTTGAAAATGAATTGACGGATGCCAAAGAACTGATCGACGCTTGTGTCGATGCAGGTGTGGATGCCGTAATTGTACAGGATTTGGGTCTGGTCAAAATGATCCGCGAGATCTCGCCGGATTTCCCGATTCACGGTTCCACCCAAATGACGATTACATCACCGGAAGCGGTAGAGTTTACGAAGCCGTTTGATATGGAACGTGTCGTGCTTGGACGGGAGAACAACCTGAAACAAATTCAGAAAATCGGAGAACAGGCGAAGTTGCCGATGGAAGTATTTGTTCACGGTGCATTGTGTGTGTCTTATTCCGGGCAATGTCTGACTTCTGAAATGTGGGGTGGACGCTCCGCCAACCGTGGGGAATGTGCACAGGCTTGTCGTCTGCCTTACGACCTGATGGTGGATGGAGAGCATAAACCGATGGGCGATGTGGCGTATCTGCTGTCTCCGAAGGATCTGGCGGCGATTGACTTGATGCCGGAACTGATCGAAGCAGGCGTAACTTCATTCAAAATCGAAGGACGTCTCAAAACGCCAGAATACGTGGCTAACGTGGTTAGTAAATACCGCAAAGCGATTGACCGTTACTTTGATGGAGATAATACTCCTCCAAGTAAAGAAGAAGTTCGTGAATTGCAGCAGAGCTTCTCTCGTGGATTCACGCACGGTTTCCTGGATGGAACGAACAATAAACAGCTGGTTGACGGTACGTTCCCGAAAAGCCGTGGCGTCTATCTGGGTCGTGTAGACCAAGTATTGCGTGATGGTGTCGTCCTGAAGCTGGATGCACCAGTGAAACGTGGAGACGGAATCGTATTTGATGCTGGAGATCCAACGAAGAAGGAAGAGGGCGGGCGTGTCTACGATGTACGTCGCAAAGGCGTGAAGCTTGAAGGCGAAGCCGAGGAAGGCTGGATCGTGGACGTTGTACCAGGCCGTAGTGACGTGGACCTGCGCCGCGTGAAAGTTGGCGACAAAGTATGGAAAACGAATGATCCGGCGCTGGACAAACGTCTGCGTCAGAGCTTTGAAACTGAGAAGCCATATCGCATCTTCCCGGTAAACGTAAAAGTTATCGGCAGCCCAGGGCAGCCGCTTAGCACATGGTGGACGGACGTGCAGAAGGGCACGACAGTCCGTGTGAATTCCGAGATGGAACTGGATATTGCCCAGAAGCGTCCAATGACGCACGAATTGCTCGAAGAGCAATTCGGACGTCTGGGCGGCACTGTGTTCCAGCTGGAAGAATTGGACGTCAACCTGCACGGTGACGTCATCATCCCGATGCGCGAGTTGAATAACATTCGCCGTCAGGCGGTGGAACAACTCGCGGGCGAGCGCCCTAAACCGCCCGTCTACGTGAAACGGGCGGTGGAAGTCTACGGCGATGCGGTTAAACCGGCAGCGCCAGTTGCTCGCGGTCATGCGGAGCTGACCGCGCTCTGCCGCAGCCTGCCACAAGTGGAGGCAGCGCTGGAAGCAGGTGTCGGCATGATCTACGCCGACTTCGAGTTTATCAAGCAGTTCCCGGCAGCAGTGGAAGCTGTTCGTGCCGCAGGCCGCAAGATTGCGTTGGCAACACCACGCATTCATATGCCTGGCGAGAACGGGTATCACAACAACATCCTGCGTTTGCAGCCGGATGCTATGCTCGTACGTAATACGGGTGCATTGTACTTCTACTTGCGCCACCGGATGGAGAACCCGGATGCGAAGCATCCTGAATTGATCGGTGACTTCTCACTCAACATTGCCAATCACAAAGCAGTGGAACTGTTCCTGGAAGCAGGTTGTGACTGGATTACACCTTCTTATGACCTGAACATTCAGCAAATGGTTGATTTGCTGGGACACTCCCGTACAAGTCAGACGGAAGTCGTTATTCACCAGCATTTGCCGATGTTCCATACTGAGCACTGTGTGTACTGTACGTTTATGAGTGAAGGAACGGACTTTACGAACTGTGGACGTCCATGTGAAGATCACCGGGCTTCCTTGCAAGACCGGATCGGCATGTCTCATCCGGTACGTGTGGACGAAGGCTGCCGTAATACCGTGTATAATGCAGTGGAGCAGTCCGGTGCGGAATATCTGACCAACTTTATGGATCTGGGTGTATCCCGCTACCGTGTTGAATTCCTGGAGGAAACTCCAGAGCAGGTGCGCGAGGTTATTGATCTGTACAATCGTGCTTTGCGTGGAGAGATCAGTGGTACACAAGTTTGGAAAACACTGAAAGCAACAAACCAGCTTGGCGTAACGCGTGGTCAACTGGTGAAATAA
- a CDS encoding stalk domain-containing protein, with translation MKKSFLRVLSTGVLAGMLSIGAAIPAWASDLTTSELRITTGSTSAYINGSKQTIAKPYKFKGVTMVPVGVFKKAFGSEIRLEKNDVVKVKEGPHTVTLTIGSSIAWVDGVKKEMGAAPKMVNGVLMVPLRPVAAGIGATLAPSSSGEMVIRLLQTDESTDEDEGGINLDEGKTRIGNSYYGWSINYPSDLMILQTGEQERMMTFGAEDSSYYLEVYVSDQDVNLDSDDLLQQLVQEAKESGDTVLDRESIDKGKTPYARIVVKDRDGVLWEMRQYIHGGRQYDVYLADYEALNYKDLGKRAALLNSFQPTYVQSDRTIKDLSTVDEGMRSTWNDDYGIELKIPAGWSMDNTQMIYEAKDGAYLQLRVTSAPKGATVKEWSGQLDKWMRETFTPESYEPIGSYTMDVSGETAEVNEFRYNFGDGWQTEFDVLLQKNGYRYYAEYTFPEEQTKDREWFKSIMKSVEIDFDTVSDNFGQLDEDPYLTDKAKAVTRTSKRYHYSVDIPRYWTPYNDRFEYSPVLYTFTGGQFSIAASEDKSIEMTVSQLREAYAEATKTRKNFKLLSNEELTFAGVPAFSFIYHEVDNGVPYTGRQIVFEQNGTTYTITSGLNDANKTEVQAAALEKAVNSFTFIK, from the coding sequence ATGAAAAAATCATTTTTACGTGTGCTGAGCACAGGTGTGTTAGCCGGGATGCTGAGCATTGGAGCGGCAATACCTGCATGGGCATCCGATCTTACAACAAGTGAGCTGCGAATCACAACAGGAAGCACGAGCGCCTATATCAACGGCAGCAAGCAGACAATCGCCAAACCATATAAATTCAAAGGGGTTACGATGGTTCCAGTCGGTGTATTCAAAAAGGCTTTTGGCAGCGAGATCCGACTGGAGAAGAATGATGTGGTCAAAGTTAAGGAAGGTCCGCATACTGTCACCTTAACGATAGGCAGTTCGATTGCCTGGGTGGATGGAGTCAAAAAAGAGATGGGTGCTGCCCCAAAAATGGTGAATGGCGTGCTTATGGTGCCGCTCCGTCCGGTAGCCGCAGGGATTGGCGCTACACTTGCCCCAAGCAGTTCAGGAGAAATGGTCATTCGATTATTGCAAACGGATGAATCGACGGATGAAGACGAGGGTGGCATTAATCTGGATGAAGGCAAAACGAGAATTGGTAACAGTTATTACGGCTGGTCCATTAATTACCCATCCGACCTCATGATTTTGCAAACGGGTGAGCAGGAGCGCATGATGACATTTGGCGCGGAGGACAGCAGTTATTATCTTGAAGTGTACGTGAGTGACCAGGATGTGAATCTGGATTCAGATGATTTGTTACAGCAACTTGTTCAGGAAGCGAAAGAGAGCGGAGATACGGTACTCGATCGGGAATCGATTGACAAAGGGAAAACCCCTTATGCCCGAATTGTGGTAAAAGATAGGGACGGGGTATTATGGGAAATGCGCCAATATATCCATGGTGGTCGCCAATATGATGTATATCTCGCGGATTATGAAGCTCTTAATTACAAGGATCTGGGCAAGCGTGCAGCACTGCTCAATTCATTCCAGCCTACTTATGTTCAGTCCGATCGTACGATCAAGGACCTTTCAACCGTGGATGAGGGTATGCGTTCTACCTGGAATGACGATTATGGCATCGAACTGAAGATTCCAGCAGGTTGGTCCATGGACAACACACAGATGATATACGAAGCCAAAGATGGTGCATATCTGCAGCTGCGTGTTACATCTGCACCGAAAGGTGCGACGGTCAAAGAGTGGAGCGGCCAATTGGACAAATGGATGCGTGAAACGTTCACGCCGGAAAGTTATGAACCGATCGGTTCGTATACGATGGATGTGTCAGGTGAGACTGCTGAGGTGAATGAGTTCCGTTATAACTTTGGCGATGGATGGCAGACGGAGTTCGATGTTCTTTTGCAAAAAAACGGCTATCGCTATTATGCAGAGTATACGTTCCCTGAGGAGCAAACGAAGGATCGTGAATGGTTTAAGAGTATCATGAAGAGTGTCGAGATTGATTTTGATACCGTATCCGATAATTTCGGACAGCTGGATGAAGACCCGTATTTGACGGATAAAGCAAAAGCTGTGACACGAACGTCCAAACGTTATCATTATAGTGTTGATATTCCGCGTTACTGGACGCCATACAATGATCGATTTGAGTATTCTCCCGTCTTGTATACCTTTACAGGTGGTCAATTCTCCATTGCTGCGAGTGAGGACAAATCCATTGAAATGACCGTAAGTCAACTTAGAGAGGCGTATGCGGAAGCGACCAAAACACGTAAAAACTTCAAATTGCTTAGCAATGAGGAGTTGACGTTTGCGGGTGTGCCTGCGTTTTCCTTCATCTATCATGAAGTGGACAATGGTGTGCCGTATACCGGACGTCAGATCGTGTTTGAACAGAACGGAACGACATATACCATTACGAGCGGGCTGAATGACGCCAACAAGACAGAAGTGCAGGCAGCAGCGCTGGAAAAAGCCGTGAACTCATTTACTTTTATCAAATAA